The proteins below come from a single Microbacterium sp. SLBN-154 genomic window:
- a CDS encoding ROK family protein: TTVVRERHEVDRPPTPQEATALLAARLEAWREGVLADAAIAGIGLAVPGLVRASDGLVRDAPHLHWRDVPLGDLVAEATGLLTRVANDASLGAMAEHLFGAARGVDDVVYLNGGASGIGGGLIVGGVAVGGSGGYAGEFGQNRPGIADGADRLAADGVLEDEVSRSRLLAAVGLDSADEPTLASALADPPDPGSRAAVSAEVERQRRILSTALANAVNVLNPSVVVLGGFLATIADVDVDDLLARVRAQAMPAATEDLQLRLASLAEDRLLIGAAEVVFDGLLADPSSVPELPEPAAFGAEVTAAAPSSP; the protein is encoded by the coding sequence AGACGACCGTCGTCCGCGAGCGTCACGAAGTCGACCGGCCGCCGACTCCCCAGGAGGCCACCGCCCTCCTCGCGGCACGACTGGAGGCGTGGCGCGAAGGCGTGCTCGCCGATGCCGCGATCGCGGGGATCGGCCTGGCCGTCCCGGGCCTCGTCCGCGCCTCCGACGGACTGGTCCGCGACGCCCCCCACCTGCACTGGCGCGATGTCCCCCTCGGCGACCTCGTCGCCGAGGCGACGGGCCTGCTCACCCGGGTCGCCAACGACGCCAGCCTCGGGGCGATGGCCGAGCACCTCTTCGGCGCCGCCCGCGGGGTCGACGACGTCGTCTACCTCAACGGCGGCGCGAGCGGCATCGGCGGCGGACTCATCGTCGGCGGGGTCGCCGTCGGAGGCTCCGGCGGATACGCGGGCGAGTTCGGTCAGAACCGTCCGGGTATCGCCGACGGAGCAGACCGGCTCGCCGCCGACGGCGTCCTCGAGGACGAGGTCAGCAGATCGCGGCTCCTCGCGGCCGTCGGGCTCGATTCCGCCGACGAGCCGACACTCGCCTCCGCGCTCGCCGATCCGCCCGATCCCGGCAGCCGCGCCGCCGTCTCCGCCGAGGTCGAGCGGCAGCGCCGCATCCTGTCCACCGCTCTCGCCAACGCCGTGAACGTCCTGAATCCCTCCGTGGTCGTGCTCGGCGGGTTCCTGGCGACCATCGCCGACGTGGACGTCGACGACCTTCTCGCGCGCGTGCGCGCCCAGGCGATGCCGGCCGCGACGGAAGACCTGCAGCTGCGCCTGGCCTCGCTCGCCGAGGATCGGCTGCTCATCGGCGCGGCCGAGGTCGTCTTCGACGGGCTCCTGGCCGATCCTTCGAGCGTTCCCGAGCTCCCCGAGCCCGCCGCTTTCGGCGCCGAGGTCACCGCGGCGGCGCCGTCGTCCCCCTGA
- a CDS encoding LacI family DNA-binding transcriptional regulator, with protein sequence MGSRPTITDVARAAGVSAATVSKAVNGRYGVAPDTVERVLQVVAELGYESSLVASSMRSRRTGVIGVLVADFEPFSAEIMKGVGRALRDSHYDLLAYSGSRQQNGEGWERRSLSRLSGTLIDGVIMVTPTVVGASAEVPIVAVDPHTGRADLPTVESDSFAGAREATRYLLELGHRRIGFIAGRPDLRSSILRDAGYRRALSDAGVAYDPSLVRVGMYQPDVVREQARGLLGQDRPPTAVFAANDLSALGVIDVAAGMGLRIPDDLSVIGFDDIPDATQGPVSLTTVRQPMQGLGATAAGMLVALMNGETLDATHVGLATRLVVRGTTAPPR encoded by the coding sequence ATGGGATCCCGTCCGACCATCACCGACGTCGCCCGCGCGGCGGGCGTCTCGGCGGCGACGGTGTCGAAAGCCGTGAACGGTCGCTACGGCGTCGCCCCCGACACCGTCGAGCGCGTCCTGCAGGTCGTCGCCGAGCTCGGCTACGAGTCGAGCCTGGTCGCCTCGAGCATGCGATCACGCAGGACCGGCGTGATCGGGGTGCTCGTGGCCGACTTCGAGCCGTTCAGCGCCGAGATCATGAAGGGCGTGGGGCGAGCCCTTCGCGACTCGCACTACGACCTCCTGGCCTACAGCGGTTCGCGTCAGCAGAACGGCGAAGGGTGGGAGCGCCGCTCCCTCAGCCGGCTGAGCGGAACCCTCATCGACGGGGTCATCATGGTCACCCCTACCGTGGTCGGCGCGAGCGCCGAGGTGCCGATCGTCGCCGTCGACCCCCACACCGGTCGAGCCGACCTGCCGACGGTCGAATCCGACAGCTTCGCGGGTGCCCGCGAGGCCACCCGGTACCTGCTCGAACTCGGCCACCGGCGGATCGGCTTCATCGCCGGTCGCCCCGATCTCCGGTCATCCATCCTGCGGGATGCCGGGTACCGTCGTGCGCTGTCGGATGCCGGGGTGGCCTACGACCCGTCGCTGGTGCGGGTCGGGATGTATCAGCCCGACGTCGTGCGCGAGCAGGCACGCGGCCTTCTCGGCCAGGACCGCCCGCCGACCGCCGTCTTCGCGGCGAACGACCTGTCCGCCCTCGGCGTCATCGACGTCGCCGCCGGGATGGGACTGCGGATCCCCGACGACCTGTCGGTGATCGGCTTCGACGACATCCCCGACGCGACGCAGGGACCGGTGTCGCTGACGACCGTGCGCCAGCCGATGCAGGGACTCGGCGCGACCGCCGCCGGCATGCTCGTCGCGCTGATGAACGGCGAGACGCTCGACGCCACGCACGTGGGGCTCGCGACGCGGTTGGTGGTCAGGGGGACGACGGCGCCGCCGCGGTGA
- a CDS encoding ABC transporter substrate-binding protein codes for MKASRITAGAVSLLAGALVLSACAGGGGGESADGSVQMTLWQNSTTGPGQEFWANAIEAFEEENPGVTIEMQSVQNEDLDGLLQTALNAGDPPDIFLQRGGGKLADMVNAGQLKDLTDLISDDVRAEIPEGAFAAETYQDSVWAMPLSVLPGGFFYSEDAFAAAGIEETPTSIDELESAVEALKETGIAPIALGAQDAWPAAHWYYFFALRECSPEVIEETGDSKDFSDECWTRAAENLQDFASIEPFNEGFLTTPAQQGAGSSAGLVANRQAAMELMGAWNPGVIASLTPDEQPLPDLAWFPFPEIEGGEGEPGSMMGGVDGYSCAEQAPDECADFLNFVASADQQKLYYEAFQSPPVNTVAQEEVTEPYLLSILEAYNNAPFASQWLDTVLGQNVGNALNVAVVDMLAGNSDPEQFIQSVNTAGAQG; via the coding sequence ATGAAAGCCAGCAGAATCACAGCGGGCGCAGTGTCACTGCTCGCCGGCGCGCTCGTGTTGAGCGCATGCGCCGGTGGAGGCGGAGGCGAGTCCGCTGACGGCAGCGTGCAGATGACCCTCTGGCAGAACTCCACCACCGGCCCCGGCCAGGAGTTCTGGGCGAACGCCATCGAGGCGTTCGAGGAGGAGAACCCCGGCGTCACCATCGAGATGCAGTCGGTGCAGAACGAAGACCTCGACGGTCTGCTGCAGACGGCGCTGAACGCCGGCGACCCGCCGGACATCTTCCTCCAGCGCGGCGGCGGCAAGCTCGCCGACATGGTCAACGCCGGCCAGCTGAAGGACCTCACCGATCTGATCTCCGACGACGTCCGCGCCGAGATTCCCGAGGGCGCGTTCGCCGCCGAGACCTACCAGGACTCGGTGTGGGCGATGCCGCTCTCCGTTCTGCCCGGTGGCTTCTTCTACAGCGAAGACGCGTTCGCCGCGGCCGGGATCGAGGAGACCCCCACCTCGATCGACGAGCTCGAATCGGCCGTCGAGGCGCTCAAGGAGACCGGCATCGCGCCGATCGCCCTCGGTGCCCAGGACGCGTGGCCGGCCGCTCACTGGTACTACTTCTTCGCCCTCCGCGAGTGCAGCCCCGAGGTGATCGAAGAGACCGGCGACTCGAAGGACTTCAGCGACGAGTGCTGGACGCGCGCCGCCGAGAACCTCCAGGACTTCGCCTCGATCGAGCCCTTCAACGAAGGCTTCCTCACCACGCCCGCCCAGCAGGGCGCCGGCTCGTCGGCGGGCCTCGTGGCCAACCGTCAGGCCGCGATGGAGCTCATGGGCGCCTGGAACCCGGGTGTCATCGCCTCGCTCACGCCGGACGAGCAGCCGCTGCCCGACCTGGCGTGGTTCCCGTTCCCCGAGATCGAGGGTGGCGAGGGCGAGCCCGGATCGATGATGGGCGGTGTGGACGGCTACTCCTGCGCCGAGCAGGCTCCCGACGAGTGCGCCGACTTCCTGAACTTCGTCGCCAGCGCCGACCAGCAGAAGCTGTACTACGAGGCCTTCCAGTCGCCGCCGGTCAACACCGTCGCCCAGGAAGAGGTCACCGAGCCCTACCTGCTGTCGATCCTCGAGGCCTACAACAACGCCCCGTTCGCGTCGCAGTGGCTCGACACCGTCCTCGGTCAGAACGTCGGCAACGCGCTGAACGTCGCGGTCGTCGACATGCTCGCGGGCAACAGCGACCCCGA